The following are encoded in a window of Chitinophagaceae bacterium genomic DNA:
- a CDS encoding DUF5606 domain-containing protein codes for MEYSKLVSVTGLPGLFELLSSKADGGVVRSLEDKSTKFVSSRVHNFSHLESIEVFTSKDNVNLVDVFNAMKGSKAKLPADTDAAAVKKYFEKVYPDMDFSRVYASDMKKMVKWFGILSANNIEIKLSENPADTADNTAAESKPKAVETKAAAVKNAPAKKINAPRKMA; via the coding sequence ATGGAATACAGCAAATTGGTATCGGTGACCGGGCTCCCGGGTTTATTTGAACTATTATCCTCAAAAGCCGACGGGGGTGTGGTGAGGTCACTGGAAGACAAAAGCACAAAATTTGTAAGCAGCCGCGTGCATAATTTTTCCCACCTGGAGAGCATTGAAGTGTTTACCAGCAAAGACAATGTGAACCTGGTGGATGTTTTCAATGCCATGAAGGGAAGCAAGGCAAAGCTTCCGGCCGATACTGATGCCGCTGCAGTTAAAAAATACTTTGAAAAGGTTTACCCCGATATGGATTTCAGCCGGGTTTATGCCAGCGATATGAAGAAGATGGTAAAGTGGTTTGGCATCCTGAGCGCAAATAATATTGAGATCAAATTATCGGAGAACCCGGCCGATACAGCAGACAATACAGCTGCCGAAAGCAAGCCCAAGGCAGTAGAGACAAAAGCGGCTGCCGTAAAGAATGCCCCGGCTAAAAAAATAAATGCACCGAGGAAGATGGCATAG